Below is a window of Cytophaga hutchinsonii ATCC 33406 DNA.
ACCCAACGACACAAATACACTAAATAATTTAATGGGTGGAAGACTCATGTACCTGATGGACGTTGTTGGAGCCATTTGTGCCTTGAGACATTGCAGCCACGGTGTAGTTACAGCTTCTGTTGATAATGTTTCTTTTAAAGCACCGATTGCGCTTGGTAATATTCTGACGCTTGAGGCTAAAATCACCCGCGCCTTTCATACATCAATGGAAGTACATATTGAAGTATGGGCGGAAGATGTATTAAGCAGAGTAAAAACAAAAAGCAATGAAGCGTTTTTTACATTTGTTGCTTTAAGCGCAGATAAAAAGCCGTTGCCGATCCCGGAAGTGATCCCGGAAACAGAGCGTGAAAAAGAACTGTATGCCGGTGCATTGCGCAGAAGACAATTGCGTTTAATCCTTGCTGGCAGGATGAAACCTTCTGAAGCTACAGAATTGAAGGCTTTATTTGAAAATCTATAAAATAGCATCTAAATAAGTATTCTATAAATTGAATTAAAACGTACACTTTTGTTAAATAATTTACCTTACCACAACTTTAATATTAAGTTATTAGTAATCAATTATTAATAATATATATTTGCAATTACAGAATCTCTTTGTTAAAATTGCAGATTAAATGTTCAAACACGTATTATTACACCTTTCTAACAAATATCTAACACAAATATGAAAATTAAATTACTTCTTTCTGGCGCAGTATTAGCTGCAATTATGTTCTCTTGTAACTCTGAAAAACCTGCTGAAACAGCAACTGCTGTTGATTCATTAGGTACTGAAGCTACTTATGCTGTTGATTCAGCTGCATCTAACATCTTCTGGGAAGGTCAAATGTTGAAAATGCACAAACACTTTGGTGATTTAACAATCTCTGAAGGTTCTTTCACTGTTAAAGGTTTACAGGTAACTGGCGGTACATTTACTGCAGATATGAAATCAATCGTTCCTACAGACAGCAACTACAGCAAAGAACATCCAAAAGGTTACTTAGTAGGTCACTTGAGCAATGCAGATTTCTTTGCCGTTGATTCATTCCCTACAGCTTCTTTCGTTATCAAATCTGTTTCTGGAAACACTGCTACAGGTGATTTAACATTACGTGGCAAAACAAATTCTGAAACAGTTACAGATATCGTTGTTGATACAGTTGGTGGTGTTAAAGCTACTGGTAAATTAGTGTTCAACCGTCAGAAATATGGCGCAGCTTACAAAGCAGCTAACGACATGGTTCTTTCTGATGACATCAAATTAGATATCACATTAGTTGGTAAAAAATAATTTTCATGAATTTCTAATTCATGGTTTATTTTCAAGAAAGTCCCGCTTAGCAGCGGGACTTCTTTTTTTTCATTATTCAACGGCTTCTTTTTTTAAAACAAAACGTACGATTCTTTACATTGTTTCGGATATACAATCGATACCTTCAATACATGGTTTGCTGAATTAACCCTATGCGGAACATATTGCAAGCTTATATACCCAACGTATAATTGCTCTAAAAATTCATACTACCTATGGATACATGTGTTTACTTCATGTGTAATGAAGCAGCCATAAGAACGAATGTGCCGGGCAAAAAAAAACTTCAGTGTTACCTGAAGTTTTTTGTATCGTGAACGGAGTGCTTACTTACATTTGAATAATCTCAAACTCTACTCTTCTGTTTAATCTTCTGTGTTCTTCTGTATCATTGGCACTGATCGGTTTATCCGGCCCATACCCTTTTACATTAATTCTTTTCGCTTCTATACCGCGGCTTACCAGATAATCTTTTACTTTGATGGCACGTTCTTCTGAAAGTTTCAGATTCAAGTCTCTGTTTCCCTGATTATCGGTATGGCCGGAAACTTCAATCGTTATTTGGGGATGCTGATTCATTGTTGCTACCAAACGATCCAGCTCTGCATACGATTCAGGTAAAAAATCATCTTTACTTTGCACAAATAGTACGTGTTTCAATACAATCTTATCCCCTTTTTTAACATCAAAAACAGATTCATCTTTGGGTTTGATTTCTGTTTTTGTGGTTTTTATTTGTTTAGATGTATCTGCTGGCTGCAGGATAGTTGTTGTTGAAACAACTGTTGTATTCTCAATAACTGCTGGCTTAACCGGCTCATCCTGTACAACAGCAGGTACGGTTATCGGAGGCGGATTAAATGGATATTTAGATTGTACAGCATAAATTTGTTTCACTTCTTCTTCCGAAATAAACTTGTCCCAGATACTGAAATCGTCCATCTTACCGGCAAAATAGCTTGCCTGACCAGGGAAATCACATCCTACAATTAATGGCTGATTATTTGAAACAAAATGTGCGGCAACATTTTCACAAGCGATTAATCGTCCATTCAAAAAGTATTTAGCTACATACCCGTTAAAGGATACAGCGATCATATTCCATTTACCAGGCATCAAGGTTACACCGTTACTTGTGTATATACCTTTTGAATTTCCTTCTTCCCCGCCATCAAAATAAAAGCCTTTATCGCTGGCACCAAAGCGGTATTGAAAATTCGTTGCTGTTTCTGTTTTACAGAAAATCGGTGAATAATTGCTTGTTTTTAAATTTTCCCAATACGGAGAATCATTGTATTTATCCACATATACCCAAACGGTAAAAGCAAAATTACTTACAGGTAGGTTTTGATTGGCCGAAAAAGGAATGCGGATAAAACCGTCTGATCCATTAAAATGAAGCGCTTTATTTTCTCTCCCGAACCTGTCTGAAGCTGCCTCCACTCCACCAATCATTTGTCCGTGAAGTCTGTTAGGCCCTACATCATAGGCATTCCCATCAAATGAATACGTATACACCCAGCCTGCGGCAATTTTCTGCGCAAAAGATGCATTAGTTATCATTATTGATATAATACCTGTAACGAGTATTGACCGAATCTTCATTCTAAATATTGAATATTCTATTTGTTCAATAAAGATAGAATTTTAATTGTTAAAGTGCACAATTCATGTAAAAAAGTCTGCTTTAATTGATAAAGTAAAAAATAATTACCAACTAACAAGCAGGTTTTTAATTACATATTTCCCTGAAATCACCTTTAGAAAAGTAATTAATAATAAATACAAATTAGAATTGTTAACTTGTCAATCATTAAAAATTCAACAACGTGTTATGGGTGCGTGTAATTTTACAATCATAATTAAAGAAAGCGCTGAAACAGTTATTAACAGGGCTAAACAAGCTATCCTGAAAGCAGAAAATGCCCAATTTGAAGGGAATGCATCAAAGGGTGGTTTTGCCCTGCCAACACCGCTTGGGGCAGTTACAGGGAGATATGTAATCGAAGGCGAAAAAATACATTTTCATATTGAAGAAAAACCTTTTCTGGTGAGCTGCAGTTTAATCGAAAATAAGTTAAACGGCTTCCTTGCAAATAATTCATAACCGGATTAATTATATTTTTCCAGTCCTTGGTCAATCATTCAAAATATTGAATAATACTTCTAAAATCAGCATGAAAGCGATTATTTTTTATAGCTTTTATCGACATTTATTGCATTAAAGCAACTTTTTTCTGTATATAAAGTATATGGGTTTAACACATGTTAAATTCATTCTATACAAAATGAAAAAAATCTTTCTTGCTTTATTATTAGCCTATTCAATTTTCGATGTTTATGCTCAACTGATATGTCCTGCTGATTTAACAAATGGACAGAACTTAGTTGTCAACGGAGATTTTTCGGATGGTTATGATGGCTGGTCTTACGATGCCGACCCAACCGGAACAAATGGATACATAAGATTTGGATCTACTCCCCAAGGCTATTCCGGTCCGGGCTATATTTATGCAGGTTCTTCAGCCGATCATTTTAATCACGATGGTTTTGATGATTATGATGACCATTCTGCATCTTCAGATAATATGATGTTGATGGTAGATGGAATCTGTAAGCCTGGTGTTACATTATGGCGCCAAACGGTTACAATCACTCCTAACACAAACTACTATTTCAGTGTATGGATTTCTTCATTAAAAAATAACCCGAATTTTCCAGGCAGCCTTGACTTCAAAGTTAACAATGCATCTTTGGGAACAATTGTAACAGCGCCTGCTACCGGTCATGTATGGCAGTTTGTAGAAGCAACATGGAACAGCGGCAGCTTTTCCGGTCCGGTTGATATTACAATTGCTAACAATACAACACAAGGCTGTGATACCGAAGTAGATTTCGCCATTGATGATATTGCTTTTATTCCCGGCTGTGCATACGGTTCGGCTGGCCCACAGCCAGATCTGGGCGCTGACCGCACACTTTGCGGCTTAGGAGGAAGTGGTATTGAGTTAGATGCAGGTGTGCCGCACAACAGCACCACGCTTATCCGTTGGGACGATGGTTCAACAGGTTACAAACGTCTGGTTACAGCACCAGGAACATATTCCGTTTGTGTAAGCGATAATGGTTCCTGTACAAAATCAGATCTTATTGTTATTACCAATACCTATTCCATTGACTTGGGGCCGGACATGGAACTGTGTGATCCTGCAGCCGTAACCCTTGATGCCGGCTTTGCAGGCGTTGGCGTTACCTATAAGTGGTTTAAAAACTATCCGATTGAAGCAGCCGGTGACAATACGAAAAAAACGTATTTTGTGAATACACCCGGTACCTACCGCGTTGAAGTACGTGATCCTTCGTGTGGCCTGCAAACAGACGAAGTTATCATCACGACCAAAGCACCTGTGGCGACAAATGCCGTGTATTGCGACCCGGGTGATATTACCTTAAGCGTGTCTCCGGATAACAGCGGAAAATACAAATGGTGGTCAACGCCAACAGGTACCAGCGATGCAGACCTTGTAACGAAAGGAACCAGTTCTTATACATTTATGGCTGCACCAACAAGTAATTATACCTTCTATGTTCAGGACACAGCTTCGTTCAGAACTGCAATTGGATTGCCGCTTACCAGCAATAATTTACCAGCTGCAGATCCAAGAAGTGTTCAGGCTGATACAGAATTGAAATTTGATGCATTGACTGCAATCACCATTGATTCTGTGTATGTAGATTTAATTGTTTACTATTGCCCGAGTACATTTAATATTGGCCTGCAAGTACTGGATGCGTCCGGAAATGTTGTTGGCTCTGCCACCTGGACCACGCCTGTAAGCGGCTGTACTATGGGAACGGCAAGATTCAAAGTACCGGTTAACATTTCTGTTCCGGGTGGTACGGGATACATCTTAAAATATACTGGAACCAGTACACCAATGGGCTGGTACGGCAGTGGCATGAGTTATCCTCAAACATTCGCAGAGGTGGTTAGATTCACAGGAAATAATAATAATCCCAATTCTATTCCTGGTATGTTCCGTTGGGTAGTAACTGCCGGTACTGCCTGTGCACGTGTACCGGTAACGGCTACCTTCAAATCGTGTGCACCGCTTCCTCCTCTTCCGGTACCGGATGCAGGTAATGACATTACATTGTGTAATACACGTACCACACAACTACATGCTTCTTTAGGAACAGATGAAACAGGTGAATGGAAATTTGCTGCAGGCAGTACAGGAACAGTTGTACCGGCTTCAAGCCCTACGGCAACAGTAACGTTCTCCGGCGATACAGCAAAATTAATATGGATAGTTACAAACGCAGCGGGTTCTGTAAATGATACGGTTATTGTTTCAACTACCATGATGACACCTCCGGTTATAACAGCTCAGTCAGCTGCCTGCCCGGGCACAACCGGAATTACATTTACTGCAACACCTGACAATACAGCTACAGGAAGCACTTACCAGTGGACTGTAGTTGCAGGTGACATCACAATTTCCTCCG
It encodes the following:
- a CDS encoding YceI family protein; protein product: MKIKLLLSGAVLAAIMFSCNSEKPAETATAVDSLGTEATYAVDSAASNIFWEGQMLKMHKHFGDLTISEGSFTVKGLQVTGGTFTADMKSIVPTDSNYSKEHPKGYLVGHLSNADFFAVDSFPTASFVIKSVSGNTATGDLTLRGKTNSETVTDIVVDTVGGVKATGKLVFNRQKYGAAYKAANDMVLSDDIKLDITLVGKK
- a CDS encoding gliding motility-associated C-terminal domain-containing protein, with product MKKIFLALLLAYSIFDVYAQLICPADLTNGQNLVVNGDFSDGYDGWSYDADPTGTNGYIRFGSTPQGYSGPGYIYAGSSADHFNHDGFDDYDDHSASSDNMMLMVDGICKPGVTLWRQTVTITPNTNYYFSVWISSLKNNPNFPGSLDFKVNNASLGTIVTAPATGHVWQFVEATWNSGSFSGPVDITIANNTTQGCDTEVDFAIDDIAFIPGCAYGSAGPQPDLGADRTLCGLGGSGIELDAGVPHNSTTLIRWDDGSTGYKRLVTAPGTYSVCVSDNGSCTKSDLIVITNTYSIDLGPDMELCDPAAVTLDAGFAGVGVTYKWFKNYPIEAAGDNTKKTYFVNTPGTYRVEVRDPSCGLQTDEVIITTKAPVATNAVYCDPGDITLSVSPDNSGKYKWWSTPTGTSDADLVTKGTSSYTFMAAPTSNYTFYVQDTASFRTAIGLPLTSNNLPAADPRSVQADTELKFDALTAITIDSVYVDLIVYYCPSTFNIGLQVLDASGNVVGSATWTTPVSGCTMGTARFKVPVNISVPGGTGYILKYTGTSTPMGWYGSGMSYPQTFAEVVRFTGNNNNPNSIPGMFRWVVTAGTACARVPVTATFKSCAPLPPLPVPDAGNDITLCNTRTTQLHASLGTDETGEWKFAAGSTGTVVPASSPTATVTFSGDTAKLIWIVTNAAGSVNDTVIVSTTMMTPPVITAQSAACPGTTGITFTATPDNTATGSTYQWTVVAGDITISSGDNTYQLTTDAGTAESIVEVTETKNGCTASMRDTLKISVANEQPFAGNDRTICGTSATLVGNIPVDPAQTGKWTAVTTDPDLVLTFTPPSTAFADKLKLNHSYDFMYEISGGCGLPTTDIVTVTVSKSGFTIRSISQPLDTICIGSERTLDVSLSVSPGNSGSYTYYWVKKGQFSVTETTSSDYTIVTGDVEETYYVYVKDNMNEICATDLDSAKIISIAHQKLTVPNLITPNGDNMNDVLKIREANNTNRNMLAENSVLKIYNSWGNEVFHSDNYGNDWKAQGITDGMYYYYLKAGCGGEVHKSWLQILGNVNR
- a CDS encoding OmpA family protein, with amino-acid sequence MITNASFAQKIAAGWVYTYSFDGNAYDVGPNRLHGQMIGGVEAASDRFGRENKALHFNGSDGFIRIPFSANQNLPVSNFAFTVWVYVDKYNDSPYWENLKTSNYSPIFCKTETATNFQYRFGASDKGFYFDGGEEGNSKGIYTSNGVTLMPGKWNMIAVSFNGYVAKYFLNGRLIACENVAAHFVSNNQPLIVGCDFPGQASYFAGKMDDFSIWDKFISEEEVKQIYAVQSKYPFNPPPITVPAVVQDEPVKPAVIENTTVVSTTTILQPADTSKQIKTTKTEIKPKDESVFDVKKGDKIVLKHVLFVQSKDDFLPESYAELDRLVATMNQHPQITIEVSGHTDNQGNRDLNLKLSEERAIKVKDYLVSRGIEAKRINVKGYGPDKPISANDTEEHRRLNRRVEFEIIQM
- a CDS encoding acyl-CoA thioesterase, with amino-acid sequence MNPQARHPSESMVIKSELVLPNDTNTLNNLMGGRLMYLMDVVGAICALRHCSHGVVTASVDNVSFKAPIALGNILTLEAKITRAFHTSMEVHIEVWAEDVLSRVKTKSNEAFFTFVALSADKKPLPIPEVIPETEREKELYAGALRRRQLRLILAGRMKPSEATELKALFENL